In Lewinellaceae bacterium, a single window of DNA contains:
- a CDS encoding serine hydrolase, with protein sequence MRTILTLSLAFRITLAYTQNLYFPPLAGGEWARLEPEELGWCSDKVDSLIQFAGERNSKAFIILKDGKIVVEEYFGTFAQDSLWYWASAGKSLMGAMIGLAQQDGYLSIEDPTSAYLGEGWTACPPDEEQRITIRHQISMSTGLDDSVEPPGSVVNCFDPDCFQCIAEPGERWAYHNSAYRIVQDVMEEATGVNKNIYTRTRLGNRIGMDGFWFNYIFYSRARDMARFGLFTLAQGNWNGEAVLSDTAYFNAMTHSSQQANPSYGYLWWLNGQSSYMLPGLQFSFGGSLIPEAPADLIAALGKDDQKIYVAPSLGLVVVRQGESAGGVAPAASSFDNQLWLRLMDLECVNAVEETSKNRPALEIFPNPAGEAAIVAAGSPLRKIRLLHTDGRWVKEIKGSGTNRQRISLRGLAPGVYVVQVVTAEGVAVKRIIVDGTNEK encoded by the coding sequence ATGCGAACAATCCTCACTCTTTCCCTGGCTTTCCGGATCACCCTGGCATATACCCAAAACCTCTACTTCCCCCCCCTCGCAGGCGGCGAATGGGCCCGCCTGGAGCCGGAAGAGCTGGGCTGGTGCAGCGACAAGGTAGACAGCCTGATACAGTTTGCCGGTGAAAGGAACAGCAAGGCCTTCATCATTCTCAAGGATGGGAAGATCGTCGTGGAGGAGTATTTCGGCACGTTTGCCCAGGACTCCCTCTGGTATTGGGCCTCCGCCGGCAAGAGCCTGATGGGCGCGATGATCGGGCTGGCGCAGCAGGATGGATACCTCAGCATCGAGGACCCCACCAGCGCCTATCTGGGGGAAGGCTGGACCGCCTGCCCGCCCGATGAAGAACAGCGCATAACCATCCGCCATCAAATCTCCATGTCCACCGGCCTGGACGACAGCGTAGAGCCGCCGGGTTCCGTTGTTAACTGTTTCGATCCGGACTGCTTTCAGTGCATCGCCGAACCTGGGGAGCGATGGGCTTATCACAACTCCGCCTACCGCATCGTGCAGGATGTCATGGAAGAGGCCACCGGCGTCAATAAGAATATTTACACCCGCACCCGCCTGGGCAACCGCATCGGCATGGATGGCTTTTGGTTCAACTATATTTTCTACAGCCGGGCCCGCGACATGGCACGCTTCGGCTTGTTTACCCTGGCGCAGGGCAATTGGAACGGAGAGGCGGTCCTTTCCGACACGGCCTATTTCAACGCCATGACCCATTCTTCCCAGCAAGCCAACCCGTCCTACGGCTACCTCTGGTGGCTCAATGGCCAATCTTCCTACATGCTGCCCGGCCTGCAGTTTTCCTTCGGCGGCAGCCTCATCCCCGAGGCGCCGGCCGATCTCATCGCCGCCCTGGGCAAAGACGACCAGAAGATTTACGTGGCGCCCAGCCTGGGCCTGGTGGTCGTGCGGCAGGGCGAAAGCGCCGGAGGGGTTGCTCCTGCGGCTTCTTCCTTTGACAACCAGCTCTGGCTGCGCCTCATGGATCTGGAGTGCGTGAACGCGGTAGAAGAAACCAGCAAAAACCGGCCTGCCCTGGAAATTTTCCCTAACCCGGCCGGGGAGGCGGCTATTGTTGCTGCCGGCAGCCCGCTGCGTAAAATACGGCTGCTGCATACCGACGGCAGGTGGGTAAAGGAGATAAAAGGCTCGGGCACAAACCGGCAGCGCATCAGCCTGCGCGGCTTGGCGCCGGGGGTGTATGTT
- a CDS encoding DUF2911 domain-containing protein: protein MRKVLLNFSAILLLLSFSALNLNAQIKTPAPSPGAKLMQTVGLTDVTIEYSRPGVKDRTIFAEDGLVPFGKPWRLGANSATKFSFSEDVMILGSKMKAGDYAVLATPGATEWKFMFYPYESGNWGSYVEKEPAATVSVKPQSSDKSVETMTFNIANVEPSSADVVFSWDKTKVVLPLEANTDEQVMSSIEAVMNGPSQNDYYAAATYYHDAGKDLEQALKWINLATAGDSPRFWQVRRKALILADLGKTKEAVEAAKVSMKLAEEAGNEDYIRMNKKSIEEWTMAKK from the coding sequence ATGAGAAAAGTGTTACTGAATTTTAGCGCAATCCTGCTGCTGTTATCTTTTTCTGCCCTGAACCTCAATGCCCAGATCAAGACGCCGGCCCCCAGCCCGGGCGCCAAGTTGATGCAAACTGTAGGCCTGACCGACGTCACCATCGAATATTCCCGGCCTGGTGTCAAAGACCGTACGATCTTCGCCGAAGACGGCCTGGTGCCTTTTGGAAAGCCCTGGCGCCTGGGCGCCAACTCCGCCACCAAATTCTCTTTCAGCGAGGATGTGATGATCCTTGGCTCCAAAATGAAGGCAGGAGACTATGCCGTACTGGCTACTCCGGGCGCCACGGAGTGGAAGTTCATGTTCTACCCCTATGAAAGCGGCAACTGGGGCAGCTACGTGGAAAAAGAACCGGCCGCTACCGTTTCCGTCAAGCCGCAAAGCTCGGATAAGAGCGTAGAAACGATGACCTTCAACATCGCCAATGTGGAACCCTCTTCTGCGGATGTCGTCTTTTCCTGGGATAAAACAAAGGTGGTTCTTCCATTGGAGGCCAATACCGATGAGCAGGTTATGTCTTCTATCGAAGCCGTCATGAACGGCCCCAGCCAGAATGATTACTACGCCGCCGCCACTTACTACCACGATGCGGGCAAAGACCTGGAACAGGCCCTGAAGTGGATCAACCTGGCAACAGCCGGCGATAGCCCGCGCTTCTGGCAGGTGCGCCGCAAAGCCCTCATCCTGGCCGACCTCGGCAAGACGAAAGAAGCGGTCGAAGCCGCCAAGGTGTCCATGAAACTAGCCGAAGAGGCAGGCAACGAAGATTATATTCGGATGAATAAAAAATCTATCGAAGAGTGGACGATGGCTAAGAAGTAG
- a CDS encoding methylglyoxal synthase, whose protein sequence is MTIAIIAHDGKKADMVAFIKDHTELFQKKHIHLIATGTTGSHLEKAGLEVEKMESGPMGGDAQIASRLVEGKIDMVIFFRDPLGKHPHEVDVNMLMRLCDVYNIPLATNPASASCFIRTL, encoded by the coding sequence ATGACCATAGCTATTATCGCCCACGACGGGAAAAAAGCCGACATGGTGGCCTTCATCAAAGACCACACCGAGCTCTTCCAGAAGAAGCACATCCACCTGATCGCCACCGGCACCACTGGTTCTCATCTGGAAAAAGCCGGGCTGGAGGTCGAAAAAATGGAAAGCGGCCCGATGGGCGGCGACGCTCAGATCGCCAGCCGGCTGGTGGAGGGCAAGATCGACATGGTTATCTTTTTCCGCGACCCGCTGGGCAAACACCCCCACGAGGTGGATGTCAACATGCTGATGCGCCTGTGCGACGTGTACAATATTCCGCTGGCGACGAACCCGGCGTCGGCTTCTTGTTTTATCCGAACGTTGTGA
- a CDS encoding MBL fold metallo-hydrolase: MQYLKNPQLPTILPDWRGNPHDGRSFQYLREPFYPSYSKLLKWQFSPNPQRAEKKADGWAPEQAGDFSYLEDKQQDCIAWLGHATFLVQLNGVRLITDPIFNGLPFLKRRVGLPFPLEQLRDIDYLLLSHDHRDHCDKRSIQDLLKHNQPRKILAPLKLSDVIAPWVGNTPIEEAAWYQTYHTENIEITFLPTRHWCRRGLFDFNRVLWGSFLIRSGDKQIYFGADSGMGPHFEEIGQLFPGIQYAMIGIGAYKPDYMMQEIHTSPREAMDAFQQLGAEMLIPMHYGTYDLSDEPASEPYREIQRHFHEAGWPERLRLPAVGEAVEV; the protein is encoded by the coding sequence ATGCAATATCTAAAAAACCCCCAACTGCCCACCATCCTTCCCGATTGGCGAGGCAACCCGCACGACGGCCGGAGCTTCCAGTACCTCCGCGAGCCCTTTTACCCTTCCTACAGCAAACTACTGAAGTGGCAGTTCAGCCCCAACCCTCAGCGGGCGGAGAAAAAGGCGGACGGCTGGGCGCCGGAGCAAGCCGGCGATTTCAGCTATTTGGAGGATAAGCAACAAGATTGCATTGCCTGGCTGGGCCATGCCACCTTTCTCGTCCAGCTCAACGGCGTCCGGCTCATAACCGACCCGATCTTCAATGGCCTGCCCTTCCTGAAACGGCGGGTAGGGTTGCCTTTTCCCCTGGAACAGCTCCGGGATATCGACTACCTCCTGCTCTCCCACGACCATCGCGACCATTGCGACAAGCGCAGCATCCAGGATTTGTTGAAACACAACCAGCCCCGTAAAATCCTGGCGCCGCTGAAACTGTCTGACGTCATCGCGCCGTGGGTGGGCAACACGCCCATCGAAGAAGCCGCCTGGTACCAAACTTACCATACGGAAAATATAGAGATCACCTTCCTGCCCACCCGCCACTGGTGCCGCCGCGGCCTGTTCGATTTCAACCGGGTGCTGTGGGGCAGCTTCCTGATCCGGTCTGGCGACAAGCAAATCTACTTTGGCGCCGACAGCGGCATGGGGCCTCATTTTGAAGAGATCGGCCAGCTATTTCCCGGCATTCAGTACGCTATGATTGGCATCGGCGCGTACAAACCGGACTATATGATGCAGGAAATCCATACCAGCCCCCGGGAAGCCATGGATGCCTTTCAACAGCTCGGCGCCGAAATGCTCATCCCCATGCACTACGGCACCTACGACTTGTCGGACGAACCCGCCAGCGAACCCTACCGGGAAATACAGCGCCATTTTCACGAAGCCGGCTGGCCGGAAAGGCTGAGGTTGCCGGCTGTGGGGGAAGCGGTGGAGGTGTAG
- a CDS encoding TIGR00730 family Rossman fold protein — MQSIVVFCGANTGSDPLYAQVAAELGQALAQRNIQLVYGAGKVGLMGVLAEAALQAGGEVTGVIPFFLRKKEVCHEGLTKLYVVDSMHERKIRMAQLSEAVIVLPGGYGTLDEAFEMLTLAQLGQGQHPIGILNANGFYDALITQLDQMAAEGFLKPAHRELLLVAGSIPELLGKLEEYEAPPKEGKWIKL, encoded by the coding sequence ATGCAATCCATAGTCGTTTTTTGTGGAGCCAACACCGGTTCCGATCCTCTGTACGCCCAGGTCGCCGCTGAACTGGGCCAGGCGCTGGCTCAGCGCAATATCCAGCTTGTTTACGGCGCCGGCAAAGTCGGCCTTATGGGCGTCCTCGCAGAAGCGGCCTTGCAGGCCGGTGGCGAAGTAACCGGCGTGATCCCCTTCTTCCTGCGCAAAAAGGAGGTCTGCCACGAAGGGTTGACCAAGCTCTACGTCGTAGACAGCATGCACGAGCGCAAGATCAGGATGGCGCAGCTTTCGGAAGCCGTCATCGTGCTGCCGGGAGGTTACGGCACCCTCGACGAAGCCTTCGAAATGCTGACCCTGGCCCAGCTCGGGCAGGGGCAGCACCCCATCGGCATCCTCAATGCCAATGGTTTCTACGACGCCCTCATCACTCAACTGGACCAGATGGCAGCCGAGGGTTTCCTCAAGCCCGCCCACCGCGAATTGCTGCTGGTAGCCGGTTCTATTCCCGAACTATTGGGCAAACTGGAAGAATATGAGGCGCCGCCGAAGGAGGGGAAGTGGATTAAACTGTAG
- a CDS encoding adenosylhomocysteinase yields MQSVEQKLKYKVKDINLADWGRKEIELAEAEMPGLMALREKYGKEKPLQGARIAGCLHMTIQTAVLIETLVELGADVTWSSCNIFSTQDHAAAAIAAAGVPVYAWKGQTEEEFWWCIEQTLFAFEDGQPLNMILDDGGDLTNIVLDKHPELVAGIRGLSEETTTGVHRLYERMKKGTLPMPAFNVNDSVTKSKFDNKYGCKESAVDAIRRATDIMMAGKVAVVAGYGDVGKGTAASLRGAGCRVIVTEIDPICALQAAMDGYEVKRMENAISRADIVVTATGNLNIVSEKHFRLMKDKTIVANIGHFDNEIDVAWLKKNYGHTHVNIKPQVDKYTIDGKDVLLLAEGRLVNLGCATGHPSFVMSNSFTNQVLAQMELWSNHGEYENKVYTLPKHLDEEVARLHLAKIGAELESLSDEQADYIGVEKQGPYKPEYYRY; encoded by the coding sequence ATGCAATCCGTAGAACAAAAACTGAAGTATAAAGTCAAAGATATCAACCTGGCGGACTGGGGACGCAAGGAGATCGAACTGGCGGAAGCCGAAATGCCTGGCCTGATGGCCCTGCGCGAAAAATACGGCAAGGAAAAGCCCCTGCAGGGCGCCCGCATCGCCGGCTGCCTCCACATGACCATCCAAACGGCGGTACTCATCGAAACCCTGGTGGAACTGGGCGCCGACGTCACCTGGTCTTCCTGTAACATTTTCTCCACCCAGGACCACGCCGCCGCTGCTATTGCCGCCGCCGGCGTACCGGTCTACGCCTGGAAAGGGCAGACCGAAGAAGAATTCTGGTGGTGCATCGAGCAGACCCTCTTTGCCTTCGAAGACGGCCAACCGCTGAATATGATCCTGGACGATGGCGGCGACCTGACCAACATCGTCCTGGATAAGCACCCGGAACTGGTTGCCGGCATCAGAGGGTTGAGCGAGGAGACCACCACCGGCGTGCACCGCCTCTATGAGCGGATGAAAAAAGGCACGCTGCCGATGCCCGCCTTCAACGTCAACGACTCCGTCACCAAGTCCAAGTTCGACAACAAATACGGCTGCAAGGAATCGGCAGTAGACGCCATCCGCCGCGCCACAGACATCATGATGGCTGGCAAGGTGGCCGTCGTGGCCGGCTACGGCGATGTCGGCAAAGGCACCGCCGCCTCCCTGCGGGGCGCGGGCTGCCGCGTGATCGTCACCGAGATCGACCCCATCTGCGCCCTGCAGGCCGCCATGGACGGCTACGAAGTGAAGCGCATGGAAAACGCCATTTCCCGGGCTGATATCGTAGTGACTGCCACCGGCAACCTGAACATCGTTTCCGAAAAGCACTTCCGCCTGATGAAGGACAAAACGATCGTCGCCAACATCGGCCACTTTGACAACGAGATCGACGTGGCCTGGCTGAAGAAGAACTACGGCCATACGCACGTCAACATCAAGCCTCAGGTGGATAAATACACCATCGACGGCAAAGACGTGCTCCTGCTGGCGGAGGGCCGCCTGGTCAACCTGGGCTGCGCCACCGGCCACCCTTCTTTTGTAATGTCCAACTCCTTCACCAACCAGGTGCTGGCGCAGATGGAGCTGTGGAGCAACCACGGGGAATACGAAAATAAGGTGTACACCCTTCCCAAACACCTGGATGAGGAAGTGGCCCGCCTGCACCTCGCCAAGATTGGCGCCGAGCTGGAATCGCTGTCCGACGAGCAAGCCGATTACATCGGCGTGGAAAAGCAGGGGCCGTATAAGCCGGAATACTACCGCTACTAG
- a CDS encoding ribulokinase, whose product MKNYVIGIDYGSDSVRSVIVNAESGEEAGSAVFYYPRWKEGLFCDPAGNRFRQHPLDYLEGLKTSIAEALKEAPPGTAAQVRAIAVDTTGSTPVAVDKTGTPLALLPGFEEEPDAMFILWKDHTAIKEAAEINALAAKWEVDYTKYEGGIYSSEWFWAKILRTLRANEKVRRAAYSWVEHCDWIPFLLTGGTDVRQMKRSRCAAGHKALWHESFGGLPPNEFFTALDPLLDGLVDRLYQETYTSDVPAGHLSGEWAEKLGLSTEVVVSVGAFDAHMGAVGGQIEPYYLSKVMGTSTCDMLVAPMNGGEEKLVSGICGQVDGSVIPGMLGLEAGQSAFGDVYAWFKNLLAWTLEEVVGKSRLLDENLKQQLIEEASARIIPELTAAAEQIPPGDTGIIALDWLNGRRTPDANQALKGAVFGLNLGSDAPKIFRALVEATCFGAKKIVDRFQSEGVAIKGVIGLGGVAKKSPFVMQTMADVLNRPIRIARSEQTCALGAAMFAATAAGIYEDVSDAMAQMGSGFDAEYHPNAERAAIYEKIYREYDELGIFAERFHSKE is encoded by the coding sequence ATGAAAAATTATGTCATAGGCATAGATTACGGCAGTGATTCCGTTCGGTCGGTCATTGTCAATGCGGAGTCCGGCGAAGAAGCCGGAAGCGCCGTCTTCTACTACCCCCGTTGGAAAGAGGGGTTGTTTTGCGATCCCGCCGGGAACCGGTTCCGGCAACATCCGCTGGATTACCTGGAAGGGCTGAAAACCTCTATTGCCGAAGCGCTGAAAGAGGCGCCCCCCGGCACGGCAGCTCAGGTCAGGGCCATTGCGGTAGACACCACCGGCTCGACGCCTGTTGCCGTGGACAAAACCGGCACGCCTCTGGCTTTGTTGCCGGGCTTCGAAGAAGAACCCGACGCCATGTTCATCCTCTGGAAAGACCACACGGCCATCAAAGAGGCGGCGGAAATCAATGCGCTGGCCGCCAAATGGGAAGTGGATTACACCAAATACGAGGGCGGCATTTATTCTTCAGAATGGTTTTGGGCAAAAATCCTGAGAACCCTCCGAGCCAATGAAAAAGTGCGCCGGGCGGCCTACTCCTGGGTAGAACACTGCGACTGGATTCCCTTCCTGCTGACGGGCGGAACCGACGTGCGCCAAATGAAGCGCAGCCGCTGCGCTGCCGGCCACAAAGCCCTTTGGCACGAATCCTTCGGCGGCTTGCCCCCCAATGAATTTTTCACCGCCCTCGACCCCCTGCTGGACGGGCTGGTAGACCGGCTGTACCAGGAAACCTATACTTCTGACGTTCCCGCCGGCCATTTGTCCGGAGAATGGGCGGAAAAACTGGGGTTAAGCACCGAAGTGGTGGTCAGCGTCGGCGCTTTCGACGCCCACATGGGCGCCGTCGGCGGCCAAATCGAACCCTATTACCTGAGCAAGGTGATGGGCACCTCCACCTGCGACATGCTGGTCGCTCCCATGAATGGCGGGGAGGAAAAGCTGGTCAGCGGCATCTGCGGGCAGGTCGACGGATCGGTCATTCCCGGCATGCTGGGGCTGGAAGCCGGACAGTCTGCCTTCGGAGACGTGTACGCCTGGTTCAAAAACCTGCTGGCCTGGACGCTGGAGGAAGTGGTGGGCAAAAGCCGCCTGCTGGATGAAAACCTGAAGCAGCAGCTGATCGAAGAGGCCTCCGCCCGCATTATCCCCGAGTTGACAGCAGCGGCGGAGCAAATACCTCCGGGCGATACCGGCATCATCGCTTTGGACTGGCTGAACGGCCGCCGCACTCCGGACGCCAACCAGGCCCTGAAAGGCGCCGTCTTCGGCCTGAACCTGGGCAGCGATGCCCCCAAAATATTCCGCGCCCTGGTGGAAGCCACCTGCTTCGGCGCCAAAAAGATCGTCGACCGCTTTCAAAGCGAAGGCGTAGCGATCAAAGGAGTAATCGGGCTGGGCGGCGTGGCCAAAAAGTCGCCGTTCGTCATGCAAACCATGGCCGATGTGCTCAACCGCCCCATCAGGATCGCCCGTTCGGAACAGACTTGCGCGCTGGGCGCCGCTATGTTTGCCGCCACCGCCGCCGGTATCTATGAGGACGTTTCCGATGCCATGGCGCAGATGGGCTCCGGCTTCGATGCAGAATATCATCCCAATGCGGAGCGAGCTGCCATCTATGAGAAAATTTATCGGGAGTATGACGAGTTAGGGATATTTGCGGAAAGGTTTCACAGTAAAGAATAG
- a CDS encoding L-ribulose-5-phosphate 4-epimerase, with the protein MGQFQNIKQAAYQANMQLPELGLVLFTFGNASAADRKKGVFAIKPSGVPYRDLRPEDMVIVDFDNNIVEGTKRPSSDTKTHAVLYKHWEHIGGIVHTHSTYATAWAQTQQDIPIFGTTHADHLTVDVPCAPVMSDEMIKGDYEYQTGFQILEAFKAKGLPPEEVEMVLVANHAPFTWGKTVDKAVYNSAVLEELARMACLTRQLRPDAPRLKAALIEKHYERKHGANAYYGQE; encoded by the coding sequence ATGGGCCAATTCCAAAACATCAAACAAGCCGCCTACCAGGCCAATATGCAACTGCCCGAACTGGGGCTGGTGCTTTTCACCTTCGGCAACGCCAGCGCCGCTGACCGAAAAAAAGGTGTATTTGCCATCAAACCCAGCGGAGTGCCGTACCGCGACCTCCGCCCGGAAGATATGGTAATCGTAGATTTTGACAACAACATCGTAGAAGGAACCAAACGCCCTTCTTCCGATACCAAAACGCATGCTGTGCTTTACAAACACTGGGAGCACATCGGCGGCATCGTGCACACCCACTCTACCTACGCCACCGCCTGGGCGCAAACCCAACAGGATATCCCGATCTTCGGTACCACCCACGCCGACCACCTCACCGTGGACGTGCCCTGCGCCCCAGTGATGAGCGACGAAATGATCAAAGGAGATTACGAATACCAGACCGGATTTCAGATATTGGAGGCGTTTAAGGCAAAAGGCCTCCCCCCGGAAGAAGTGGAAATGGTGCTCGTCGCCAACCACGCCCCTTTCACCTGGGGAAAAACCGTAGACAAGGCGGTTTACAACAGCGCTGTACTGGAAGAACTGGCCCGGATGGCCTGCCTCACCCGGCAACTCCGGCCGGATGCTCCCCGCCTGAAGGCAGCCCTGATCGAAAAGCACTACGAGCGCAAGCACGGCGCCAACGCCTACTACGGGCAAGAGTGA
- a CDS encoding sodium/solute symporter (Members of the Solute:Sodium Symporter (SSS), TC 2.A.21 as described in tcdb.org, catalyze solute:Na+ symport. Known solutes for members of the family include sugars, amino acids, nucleosides, inositols, vitamins, urea or anions, depending on the system.), whose protein sequence is MTVLATIDWIIIFAYFSLILGIAWWVIKQKQDTSDDYFLAGRNLGWFVVGASIFASNIGSEHLVGLAGSGATDGVAMAHYELHAWCLLVLGWVLAPFYMRSKVFTMPEFLERRYSPTARVVLSLISLVAYVLTKVAVGIFAGGIVFGVLMPELNFMGLDSFWIGSILVIILTGLYTILGGLKAVAYTESIQTVILILGSVLVTWYGLDALGGWDELRRIAGSEMFNLWKPLVPAGMEGTWAPVRNEAQMAWYFNSNYPWLGMLLCAPIIGLWYWCTDQYIVQRTLGAANLTDARRGTIAAALLKLLPVFIFIIPGMICFALAASGKMESISAALLDSEGKVVTANAQQAFPLLVATILPAGIRGLVVAGLLAALMSSLAGVFNASSTLFTMDFYSKFNPKASEASLVRIGRIATAVMVVIGLLWIPVIQGSRGLYDYLQSVQGYLAPPIFVVFFFGVFMKRLNAKGCLATLGVGFAMGLFRLAIDTPVALTEGFAYEEGSFFWIVNNIFFQYYSLLILIICSAVMIGVSYATEAPSYERISGLTFGTMTAEHRAENKASYTKGDVIWSGVVIVLIIMAYLYFTG, encoded by the coding sequence ATGACCGTATTAGCTACCATCGACTGGATCATCATCTTCGCTTATTTCTCCCTCATCCTCGGCATCGCCTGGTGGGTGATCAAACAGAAGCAGGACACCTCCGACGACTATTTCCTGGCCGGCCGCAACCTGGGCTGGTTTGTGGTGGGGGCCTCTATTTTTGCCTCCAACATCGGCTCGGAGCACCTGGTGGGCCTGGCCGGCTCGGGCGCCACCGACGGGGTGGCTATGGCGCATTACGAGCTGCACGCCTGGTGCCTGCTGGTGCTGGGCTGGGTGCTGGCGCCTTTTTACATGCGCTCCAAGGTTTTTACCATGCCCGAATTCCTGGAACGGCGCTATTCGCCTACAGCGCGGGTAGTGCTTTCGCTCATCTCGCTGGTGGCGTATGTGCTGACCAAGGTGGCCGTAGGCATCTTCGCCGGCGGCATCGTATTTGGCGTTCTGATGCCGGAGTTGAACTTCATGGGATTGGACAGCTTCTGGATCGGCTCCATCCTCGTCATCATCCTGACGGGGTTATACACCATCCTGGGCGGGCTGAAAGCAGTAGCTTACACCGAGTCCATCCAAACCGTCATCCTCATCCTCGGCTCCGTCCTGGTCACCTGGTACGGCCTGGACGCGCTGGGCGGCTGGGATGAACTGAGGAGGATCGCCGGCTCGGAGATGTTCAACCTCTGGAAGCCGCTGGTGCCGGCCGGCATGGAAGGCACCTGGGCGCCGGTGAGGAACGAAGCCCAGATGGCCTGGTACTTCAACAGCAACTACCCCTGGCTGGGCATGCTGCTGTGCGCGCCCATCATCGGGCTGTGGTACTGGTGCACCGACCAGTACATCGTGCAGCGCACCCTGGGAGCGGCCAACCTGACGGACGCCCGCCGGGGCACCATCGCTGCGGCTTTGCTGAAGTTGCTGCCGGTCTTTATTTTCATCATCCCCGGAATGATCTGCTTTGCCCTGGCGGCCAGCGGCAAGATGGAAAGCATCAGCGCCGCTTTGCTGGACAGCGAAGGAAAGGTCGTCACCGCCAACGCCCAGCAGGCCTTCCCGCTGTTGGTGGCTACCATCTTGCCGGCGGGCATCCGGGGGCTGGTCGTGGCCGGCCTGCTGGCGGCGCTGATGAGCTCGCTGGCCGGCGTGTTCAACGCTTCCTCCACCTTGTTCACCATGGACTTTTATTCCAAGTTCAACCCCAAAGCTTCTGAAGCCAGCCTGGTGCGCATCGGCCGCATCGCCACCGCCGTGATGGTCGTCATCGGGCTGTTGTGGATACCGGTCATACAGGGCAGCCGGGGGCTGTACGACTACCTGCAGAGCGTGCAGGGGTACCTGGCGCCGCCCATTTTTGTGGTCTTTTTCTTCGGGGTGTTCATGAAACGGCTCAACGCCAAAGGCTGCCTGGCTACGCTGGGCGTCGGTTTCGCCATGGGCCTGTTCCGATTGGCTATCGACACGCCGGTAGCCCTCACAGAAGGGTTCGCCTACGAAGAAGGCTCCTTCTTCTGGATAGTCAACAACATCTTTTTCCAGTACTACAGCCTGCTCATTTTAATCATCTGTTCGGCAGTAATGATTGGCGTGAGCTACGCCACCGAAGCGCCCTCCTACGAACGCATCAGCGGACTGACCTTCGGCACCATGACCGCCGAGCACCGGGCGGAGAACAAGGCCAGTTATACCAAAGGGGATGTCATCTGGTCGGGTGTGGTGATCGTACTTATTATTATGGCTTATTTGTATTTCACGGGATAA